The stretch of DNA GATACCTCGAAAGACAAGATCCGCGTATGGTACGTTTACTTGGTAAACTATAGTAGCGATTGACTGATGAGTCCTCGTGTTTGTTTCTAACTCGACCCCGAGTTCCAGTTGCGAGCTAGATTTGCGGTGATAACAAAGATGAAGGCCCGCTTCACCTATCGTTCCGGATAATGTCGCAAGTCCTGTACTGTGTCTAAAAGCCAGACACATGACTGTCTGTTGACCTCCTGGAACTTTCGAGCCACGAAGACATGCAATTTCGGCTCCTAACGCGATTCTCGATGTGATCGATTGTAAAAAGTGTATTACCATTGTTGCTTGCTTCTTTTTAAATTTTGGGTTGGCTAAGGTCATCGCTACAGTAAAATCGTTCGACCGATATTCTAAGCTGGAACTGAATGCTTTCCATTTTTCATTGGCAATTTGCGCTGATAATTTAAATCTAAATCTACATGCAAGGGTATGCACAAAAGACGCGGACAAATTTCCAGTTGGTGTGATATCTCCCACGATTACGGGATATCTTTCTTTTAAACTGACTACTTTTGTACCGACATACTTTGCACCAAATTTGTATCCAGACGGTGTAACGGAACTAAGAGTTATCGTATGGGTCACGTTAAAATGGTCACTAAGTATTTTATTGATGACGAGCCGCGCACCGTCAAAGTTCTGCGGGTAAAGATCTTTAACTTTCTTGTGTATATCTTCGAAACTTCCTGGATTTCCTGGCACTCTGTCTTGCGGTTCCACGCACGGTATACAGTCTTCATGGGTTACTACGCTTGGTTCTTCTTGTTTTTTCCTTGAAGCATGTACTGTACCCATTCTAATACATTAGGCTCTTTTAGAGTACAGTCAACAAATTTTCTTCGAACGcttcttaattttatatttgatgACAAcatacgaataaaattaatcctAATGCAAACGGGTTATCACATGACCTCTCTGCCAATTTCAAACTCAAAAAGATCGATATATTCGATTTTATGTATATCGATTGTAGACGTTCGATATATCGATTCGTATGACGATGCGATTCTAGTATGTGATTTTATTTCCAGATGGCTTCTATCTCGAATATCTATATGCGGTATCAAtgttaatatataaaaattgcttTAAATAACTTTTGTTAAAGTAATTTTActtcaaatattatattatattacaacaTCAATTACGACttgatatacaaatattttctcttgtaatttaataatgtataatatactACAACACGGTCTGCTTTCTCGCTAGTGGTCAGATGACGTTCAGTTTGTATATATAGAAGAACCAAAGCATTATTTGCGGAAGTGCGTGTGCTAGTGATGGCACAACTGAACATTGATCGCTAACGTTAGAAATAAGCAGATCTGCTCAGTGGGTGTTGTCACGTGGTCGCTTCAAGTAGCTTGTGTCGGCTCCCGATTGCGCGTGTAGGTTCGTGGTgcgttattttataattcacCTCGGATTTGCACGCCTGCACGGTAGAGTCTTTCACGTCGCTCCTCGAACTACCGCGATTTCCAAATTGGGGGGCAATCGAATAGGTCAGACGAGGTTAAATAAATTTATCGCTTCCATATACAGGCACTGCAGGAAAAGCAGTATGCcatgttttttttctttcgttgctttcattttctttttataaatttcacaAATCATGCAGATTTCATGCGGATAAAAATAAACGGAGGAAGATAATGTTTTTGCACGTCTTTTTAGCTTTATTTATACTATAAATCAGTGATAAGTGTTACGAATTCTCAACTGTGAGATAAGTGGTGATCAGTCAGGTGCAACTCATCGGTTGATATCGCGAACCTTGAATAAGATTAACGCTCAAGGAGGAGGTAAATTAAAGATACCAAGTATATAGTATGTTTAGGTTATGTATTTGCAAGTTAAGGTACAGAATACGGCGTACTATAACACGAAGAGTGTGGCGCTTTGATGAAGACTGTTGTAAGATTCTGTTACTGCTTGCAGAAGCTTCGTTTGATCCTTATATACTAACTTTCCGTCCCCGGTTTTCGTCCATGGTTTAATTGTGTACTCTCGTTGGCGCATATCTTCTAGTATTGCTGCTCGATACCAGATGTTTACTTTAGACCTGATCCATCGGACATTTAGGCGTTTATCAACCTTTTAATGATGTCCGCATCGTAAGATTTATAACTTGGGAGATGGGAAATTCGGACTTTCCCAAGAAGGCAAAGGTGCTGTCCAAGTCATAAACAGACGGCTACTTCAAATCCCGAACAATAAGTATAAAATCTAAGTAACAAGATTTTTTCGCGTTTCGCTATTTACTTCAGATGCAACCTGAGTGAAAATAAGATTCCAATTCCATACTTCATCCGGCTCTTTTGTTAGATTTTCATTGTATAATTTCTCTGCTAGAAGAGAAAGATTAACGCCATTTAGAG from Bombus affinis isolate iyBomAffi1 chromosome 3, iyBomAffi1.2, whole genome shotgun sequence encodes:
- the LOC126914415 gene encoding mitochondrial import receptor subunit TOM40 homolog 1-like, producing the protein MGTVHASRKKQEEPSVVTHEDCIPCVEPQDRVPGNPGSFEDIHKKVKDLYPQNFDGARLVINKILSDHFNVTHTITLSSVTPSGYKFGAKYVGTKVVSLKERYPVIVGDITPTGNLSASFVHTLACRFRFKLSAQIANEKWKAFSSSLEYRSNDFTVAMTLANPKFKKKQATMVIHFLQSITSRIALGAEIACLRGSKVPGGQQTVMCLAFRHSTGLATLSGTIGEAGLHLCYHRKSSSQLELGVELETNTRTHQSIATIVYQVNVPYADLVFRGIVNSETTVGGVFEKKLYPIPESSLVISILLNHKKQQFRVGVGLNIGQ